One Ictalurus furcatus strain D&B chromosome 21, Billie_1.0, whole genome shotgun sequence genomic region harbors:
- the cdkn1a gene encoding cyclin-dependent kinase inhibitor 1, giving the protein MMSSPVLATLCRGGVEGGVGGSARRCLFGSVDHEELQRDYTLLMRAELQDASRRWNFDFIANKPQVGGDIEWVALPEARVPSLYHDCTVGPVPRPKGAGPASDLGEEDVPKTPERCEGAEKHTLKRKQTNITDFYQAKRRVVTTRKSGQ; this is encoded by the exons atgatgtcatcgcCGGTGTTGGCGACATTGTGTAGAGGTGGTGTTGAGGGTGGTGTTGGTGGATCTGCTCGGCGGTGTTTGTTCGGTTCAGTGGATCATGAGGAGCTGCAGCGTGACTACACACTGCTGATGAGGGCGGAGCTTCAGGACGCTTCACGCCGCTGGAACTTTGACTTCATTGCCAACAAACCACAGGTGGGAGGAGACATCGAGTGGGTGGCGCTTCCTGAGGCTCGAGTTCCTTCTCTTTACCATGATTGCACAGTAGGGCCAGTTCCTCGACCAAAAGGGGCGGGACCAGCGTCCGATCTCGGGGAGGAGGACGTTCCTAAAACACCTGAGCGATGTGAAGgtgcagagaaacacacactgaagaGGAAACAGACCAACATCACAg ATTTCTATCAGGCCAAGAGGCGAGTCGTCACCACCAGGAAGTCAGGCCAGTGa